The Shewanella sp. KX20019 genome window below encodes:
- the thiI gene encoding tRNA uracil 4-sulfurtransferase ThiI: MKFIVKLFPEIMMKSKPVRMRFTKMLETNIRNVLKKVDESAKVQRQWDKIMVMVPDDRPDLVEAFAERLGCIPGIAHVLQVNVSTFESVDDIYQQTLAVYKDELAGKTFCVRVKRVGKHDFNSIEVERYVGGGLNQFTEAAGVRLKNPDMTVNLEIDNEQLYLVDKRIQGLGGYPMATQEDVLSLISGGFDSGVSSYQFIKRGSRTHYCFFNLGGDQHEIGVKQVAYHLWQKYGESHKVKFISVPFDPVVQEILERVDNGQMGVVLKRMMMKTAARIADKMGIQALVTGEAMGQVSSQTLTNLNVIDRCTEQLILRPLIAMDKQDIIDICRRIGTEDFAKTIPEYCGVISQKPTVKAVLAKVEAEEAKFSEDLLDRVIADAVVMDIREIAAQMDTKITEAETVADINTDEIIIDVRAPEEEEKDPLEIEGIEIQTIPFYKLATQFADLNKEKTYLLYCDRGVMSKLQALYLQEQGYSNVKVYRP; encoded by the coding sequence ATGAAATTTATCGTAAAACTGTTTCCTGAAATCATGATGAAAAGCAAGCCGGTAAGAATGCGTTTTACCAAAATGCTTGAAACCAACATTCGTAATGTACTTAAAAAAGTAGATGAGTCTGCCAAAGTACAACGCCAATGGGACAAAATCATGGTTATGGTGCCAGATGATAGACCGGATCTGGTTGAAGCTTTTGCCGAGCGTTTAGGCTGTATCCCTGGTATTGCACATGTGTTGCAAGTGAATGTGAGCACCTTTGAATCAGTTGATGATATCTATCAGCAAACACTGGCCGTCTATAAAGACGAGCTTGCTGGCAAGACGTTCTGCGTACGTGTAAAACGTGTAGGTAAGCATGACTTTAACTCGATTGAAGTTGAGCGTTATGTTGGCGGTGGACTAAACCAGTTTACTGAAGCCGCTGGTGTTCGCCTGAAGAACCCTGACATGACGGTCAATCTCGAGATTGATAACGAACAACTTTATCTTGTCGATAAGCGCATTCAAGGTCTTGGTGGTTACCCAATGGCCACCCAAGAGGATGTGTTGTCATTAATTTCTGGTGGCTTTGATTCTGGTGTTTCCAGTTACCAATTCATCAAGCGTGGCTCTCGTACTCATTACTGTTTCTTCAATTTAGGTGGCGATCAGCACGAGATTGGTGTGAAGCAGGTGGCTTACCATTTGTGGCAGAAATATGGTGAGTCACATAAGGTTAAGTTTATCTCTGTGCCGTTTGACCCTGTCGTACAGGAGATTTTAGAGCGAGTCGACAACGGACAAATGGGTGTGGTACTTAAACGCATGATGATGAAAACGGCAGCTCGAATTGCGGATAAAATGGGCATTCAAGCATTAGTGACTGGTGAAGCTATGGGGCAGGTCTCTAGTCAAACGCTGACTAACCTGAACGTTATTGACCGCTGCACAGAGCAACTAATATTACGTCCGCTCATTGCCATGGATAAGCAAGACATTATTGATATCTGCCGTAGAATTGGTACCGAAGATTTTGCTAAAACTATCCCTGAGTATTGCGGTGTGATTTCGCAAAAACCAACAGTGAAAGCGGTATTGGCAAAAGTTGAAGCTGAAGAAGCTAAGTTCTCAGAAGACTTGTTAGATAGAGTTATTGCAGATGCTGTTGTTATGGATATTAGAGAGATAGCGGCTCAAATGGACACCAAAATAACGGAAGCTGAAACGGTTGCTGACATCAATACAGATGAAATTATTATTGATGTGCGTGCGCCGGAGGAGGAGGAGAAGGACCCGCTCGAGATTGAGGGCATAGAGATCCAAACCATACCTTTTTATAAGCTAGCGACACAATTTGCCGATCTTAATAAAGAGAAGACCTATTTATTGTATTGCGACCGTGGTGTGATGAGTAAGCTACAGGCGCTTTATCTACAAGAGCAAGGCTACAGTAATGTTAAGGTTTATCGCCCTTAA
- a CDS encoding transcriptional regulator GcvA — MARRLPPLNAVKAFEAAARHLSFTRAAEELFVTQAAVSHQIKALEEYLGLKLFRRKNRSLLLTEEGQGYFLDIKDIFTQLADATDRLLARSAIGSLTVATSPSFAIQWLVPRLAKFTEKNPDIDVRIKAVDNEDGSLTDDVDVAIYYGLGNWSGVRADKLRNEVLIPVCSPMLLNGPKPLEKPSDLKNHTLLHDSNRQYWQAWFRQCGITDINVNQGPIFSHSSLVLQAAAHGQGVALGYSVLARPDIKAGRLVCPFPEVLVSKNAYYLVCQQNHAEIGKVAAFREWMLDMFEEETRSELLTG, encoded by the coding sequence ATGGCTAGACGACTACCCCCCCTTAATGCTGTCAAAGCATTTGAGGCAGCAGCGAGGCATTTGAGCTTTACACGGGCGGCGGAGGAACTGTTTGTTACTCAGGCGGCAGTAAGTCATCAAATTAAGGCATTAGAAGAGTATTTAGGGTTAAAGTTATTTAGACGTAAAAATCGCTCTTTGTTGTTAACAGAAGAGGGACAAGGATACTTTCTTGATATCAAAGATATCTTTACACAGCTCGCCGATGCGACCGACCGTTTACTTGCCAGAAGTGCCATCGGATCCTTAACTGTAGCGACTTCACCGAGTTTTGCGATTCAATGGTTAGTGCCTCGGCTCGCAAAGTTTACCGAGAAAAATCCCGATATCGATGTGCGAATTAAGGCCGTTGATAATGAGGATGGATCGCTAACCGATGACGTTGATGTTGCCATTTATTATGGGCTTGGAAACTGGAGTGGGGTACGGGCAGATAAACTGCGTAATGAGGTGTTAATTCCAGTGTGTTCACCGATGTTACTTAACGGACCCAAGCCACTTGAGAAGCCCAGTGATTTGAAAAACCATACTCTATTACATGATTCTAACCGCCAATATTGGCAAGCTTGGTTTAGACAATGTGGAATTACTGATATTAATGTGAATCAAGGTCCCATATTTAGTCATTCTTCACTGGTATTGCAAGCGGCCGCTCATGGGCAAGGTGTGGCGCTAGGTTACAGTGTGTTGGCGAGACCAGACATAAAGGCAGGACGCTTGGTGTGTCCTTTCCCTGAAGTTTTAGTCAGCAAAAATGCATATTATTTGGTTTGCCAACAAAATCATGCAGAAATTGGTAAAGTCGCTGCCTTTAGAGAGTGGATGTTGGATATGTTTGAAGAGGAGACTCGCAGTGAGCTCCTTACCGGATAG
- a CDS encoding alpha/beta family hydrolase, with protein MLEPFSIESEGHCDTLIVFAHGAGANMHHEFMTTIANGLGLGNAANLRIVRFNFPYMRANAIDGKRRPPDRAPKLIADYALQLSIFKRQFMPRKIYLVGKSMGGRMSAILAESLAVDGVVCLGYPFIPLKGGEPRLEPIEKCSAPILVIQGERDKFGHKGLVETWPVMDKVQLHWLTDGDHSFKPRKSSGTTLDANLAQAISVIQAFIKH; from the coding sequence CTGCTTGAACCTTTTAGTATAGAAAGTGAAGGTCATTGCGATACTTTAATCGTATTTGCTCACGGTGCTGGCGCTAACATGCATCATGAATTTATGACCACAATAGCAAACGGCCTAGGACTCGGTAATGCAGCCAATCTACGTATTGTACGCTTCAATTTTCCTTACATGCGCGCCAATGCCATTGATGGTAAACGGCGTCCGCCAGACAGAGCTCCCAAACTGATCGCTGATTATGCGTTGCAACTGAGTATTTTTAAGCGCCAGTTTATGCCTCGTAAAATCTATTTGGTAGGTAAGTCGATGGGAGGGCGCATGTCGGCCATTCTGGCTGAAAGCCTCGCTGTTGATGGTGTAGTCTGTTTAGGTTACCCATTTATTCCGCTAAAGGGCGGTGAGCCGCGCTTAGAGCCTATCGAAAAATGCAGCGCGCCTATATTGGTCATCCAAGGTGAAAGAGATAAGTTTGGCCATAAAGGCTTGGTTGAGACTTGGCCGGTGATGGACAAGGTACAATTGCATTGGTTAACGGATGGCGATCATAGTTTTAAACCAAGGAAGTCGTCAGGTACCACACTTGACGCTAATCTAGCGCAAGCTATCTCAGTTATCCAAGCGTTTATTAAGCACTGA
- the rlmM gene encoding 23S rRNA (cytidine(2498)-2'-O)-methyltransferase RlmM, whose protein sequence is MINLFLFCRAGYEKDCAAEIQERAAEHDIGGFVKTNTNDAYVIFQCFQAGDAEILAKKISLDSLIFARQMFAAKALLKGLPEQDRISPIVEALAGIQYAGELRVETPDTNEAKELSNFCRKFTVPLRQALRKSGTLLDKENSKRPIIHVCFVGPGQAYVGLSLSNNSSPYFMGIPRLRVAADAPSRSTLKLDEAFIHFIPKEEQETRLSSGMRAVDLGACPGGWTYQLVRRGMFVAAVDNGAMDEKLMETGQVKHYQADGFRFEPPRKNITWLVCDMIEKPARVAELVEAWAINGWFKEAIFNLKLPMKTRYKEVSTILATMEDILKENGIKDFSMAAKHLYHDRDEVTVHLCLKPTHSS, encoded by the coding sequence ATGATAAACCTATTTTTATTTTGCCGTGCTGGTTATGAGAAAGATTGCGCGGCAGAGATCCAAGAGCGTGCAGCGGAGCATGATATTGGTGGTTTTGTGAAAACAAACACCAACGATGCTTATGTTATATTTCAGTGCTTCCAAGCTGGTGATGCTGAAATACTGGCGAAGAAGATCAGTTTGGATTCATTAATTTTTGCAAGACAGATGTTTGCAGCAAAAGCACTGTTGAAGGGGTTACCTGAACAAGACCGAATTTCACCGATTGTAGAGGCCCTAGCTGGCATCCAATACGCGGGTGAGTTACGTGTTGAAACGCCTGATACTAACGAAGCAAAAGAGCTGTCTAATTTTTGCCGTAAGTTTACCGTACCATTAAGACAGGCATTAAGAAAATCGGGTACCTTGCTGGATAAAGAAAACTCTAAGCGCCCAATTATTCATGTTTGTTTTGTCGGACCTGGACAGGCCTATGTCGGTCTGTCATTAAGTAACAATAGCTCCCCTTACTTTATGGGGATCCCACGTCTTAGAGTTGCTGCAGATGCGCCAAGCCGATCTACTTTAAAGCTCGACGAAGCCTTTATTCACTTTATTCCTAAAGAGGAGCAAGAGACTCGTCTTAGCAGTGGTATGAGAGCGGTTGATTTAGGGGCTTGTCCTGGTGGCTGGACATATCAGCTTGTGAGGCGTGGTATGTTCGTTGCAGCTGTCGACAACGGTGCGATGGATGAAAAGTTAATGGAAACAGGTCAGGTAAAGCATTACCAAGCCGATGGTTTCCGTTTTGAACCACCGAGAAAGAACATCACTTGGTTGGTTTGCGACATGATCGAGAAGCCAGCGCGTGTGGCTGAACTCGTCGAAGCTTGGGCGATTAACGGTTGGTTTAAGGAAGCAATATTTAACCTAAAGCTACCAATGAAGACGCGTTATAAAGAGGTGTCGACGATATTGGCCACTATGGAAGATATTTTGAAAGAGAATGGTATTAAGGACTTTAGTATGGCGGCTAAGCACCTTTATCATGATCGTGACGAAGTCACCGTGCATTTGTGCTTAAAGCCGACTCATTCTTCGTAA
- the ruvX gene encoding Holliday junction resolvase RuvX, producing MSSRTVLGFDYGTKSIGIAIGQELTASARPLMSIKAVDGIPKWEEIGNIITEWQPDLIVVGLPLNMDGTEQEITLRAKKFGNRLNGRFGIAVVTQDERLTTADAKARLFEMGGYKALTKGQVDAMSAVLIIESYFENQYG from the coding sequence ATGAGTTCTCGAACAGTACTAGGGTTTGATTACGGTACCAAAAGTATCGGTATTGCGATTGGCCAAGAGCTAACAGCAAGCGCACGTCCATTAATGTCAATTAAAGCCGTTGACGGTATTCCTAAGTGGGAAGAGATTGGCAACATCATCACAGAATGGCAACCCGACCTTATTGTCGTAGGCTTGCCACTCAATATGGATGGCACAGAGCAAGAGATAACACTTAGAGCAAAGAAATTTGGCAATCGGTTAAATGGTCGTTTTGGTATAGCAGTTGTAACTCAAGATGAGCGATTAACCACGGCTGATGCCAAAGCAAGATTGTTTGAAATGGGCGGCTATAAAGCGTTAACTAAGGGGCAAGTCGATGCTATGTCCGCTGTTCTCATTATCGAAAGCTACTTTGAAAACCAGTATGGCTAG
- the yciH gene encoding stress response translation initiation inhibitor YciH — protein sequence MKSDPNVSLVYSTDCGRISEEKAPQNAPLGDGIVRIHKDSKGRKGKGVSVIKGLGLTEKELKALAQKLKKQCGCGGTVKDFCVEVQTDNREQLKTILEKLGYTVKLAGG from the coding sequence ATGAAATCCGATCCTAATGTCTCATTAGTTTATAGTACCGATTGCGGTAGAATCTCTGAAGAAAAAGCGCCTCAAAACGCCCCCTTGGGTGATGGTATTGTCAGGATCCATAAAGACAGTAAGGGCCGAAAAGGCAAAGGTGTTTCTGTAATCAAAGGCCTAGGCCTAACAGAGAAAGAGCTTAAAGCGCTTGCTCAAAAATTAAAGAAGCAATGCGGTTGTGGCGGCACAGTTAAAGACTTTTGTGTTGAAGTTCAGACTGACAATCGAGAGCAGCTTAAAACCATTCTTGAAAAGCTCGGTTACACAGTCAAGCTAGCTGGCGGTTAG
- a CDS encoding YqgE/AlgH family protein → MDSLQNNLLIAMPSLKDTFFERSLIYICEHDEKGAMGIMINRPCGIVVDELLQQMELTEDPQPVTSLGKEVLVGGPVNPERGFVLHTNQDCWSNSDSITDSLMLTTSQDVLSCLGSDKAPDKFLIALGYAGWTRGQLEQELADNTWLSVPATPALLFDIEHEQRWQQAAESLGFDIWQLSNLAGHA, encoded by the coding sequence ATGGATAGCTTACAGAACAATTTACTCATCGCGATGCCTTCTTTAAAAGATACTTTTTTCGAGCGCTCACTTATCTACATATGTGAACACGATGAAAAAGGTGCCATGGGAATTATGATTAACCGCCCTTGCGGCATCGTGGTTGATGAATTGCTACAGCAGATGGAGCTAACAGAAGACCCCCAACCTGTTACATCACTAGGAAAAGAGGTGCTCGTTGGCGGACCCGTAAACCCTGAGCGCGGCTTTGTACTGCATACCAATCAAGACTGCTGGAGCAACAGTGACAGTATTACCGATTCACTGATGTTAACCACCTCACAAGATGTACTCAGCTGTTTAGGTTCAGATAAAGCACCCGATAAGTTTCTCATCGCACTGGGTTATGCAGGTTGGACCCGAGGACAGTTAGAGCAAGAACTGGCTGATAATACCTGGTTATCTGTCCCTGCCACACCGGCGCTTTTGTTTGACATAGAACACGAGCAACGTTGGCAACAAGCCGCTGAGTCTTTAGGCTTTGATATCTGGCAACTATCTAATTTAGCAGGACATGCTTAA
- a CDS encoding isocitrate dehydrogenase — protein MTKRTITVIPGDGIGPSIIDSAIKILDKAGCNFEYEFADAGLVALEKHGELVPQRTLDLIEKNRITLKGPLTTPVGEGFTSINVSLRKQFSLYANVRPVLSFKGTQARYDNIDIITVRENTEGMYSGLGQTLSDDGATAEATSIITRQGAEQIATFAYELARKENRKKVTIVHKANIMKSTSGLFLKVAREVSLRYPDIITEEMIVDATCMKLVMNPEIFDVIVTTNLFGDILSDLCAGLVGGLGMAPGANIGKDAAIFEAVHGSAPDIAGKNLANPTSVVLASIQMLEYLGMSDKAELIRSAITAVIEEGDRTTRDLGGTHGTTDFTQAVIERLS, from the coding sequence ATGACAAAAAGAACTATAACCGTAATCCCTGGTGATGGGATTGGCCCAAGCATTATCGACTCAGCAATAAAAATCCTCGATAAAGCGGGTTGTAATTTTGAGTATGAATTTGCAGATGCAGGTCTTGTTGCGCTCGAAAAGCACGGTGAACTAGTACCTCAACGCACACTCGATTTGATTGAAAAAAACCGTATTACGCTAAAAGGCCCATTAACGACTCCTGTAGGTGAAGGTTTTACCTCTATTAACGTTAGCCTACGTAAGCAATTTAGCCTATACGCCAACGTTCGCCCAGTACTGTCTTTTAAGGGTACTCAAGCACGTTATGACAACATCGATATCATTACGGTTCGTGAAAACACCGAAGGTATGTATTCAGGTTTAGGCCAAACACTTTCAGATGACGGTGCAACGGCTGAAGCCACAAGTATTATTACCCGCCAAGGCGCTGAACAAATTGCAACGTTTGCTTATGAACTAGCGCGTAAAGAGAATCGTAAGAAAGTCACTATCGTTCATAAAGCTAACATCATGAAGTCAACTTCAGGTCTGTTTTTAAAAGTGGCACGCGAAGTCAGCCTGCGCTACCCAGACATCATCACTGAAGAGATGATTGTAGATGCTACTTGCATGAAGCTGGTAATGAACCCTGAAATTTTTGACGTTATTGTTACCACCAACTTGTTTGGTGATATCTTGTCAGATCTTTGTGCCGGTCTAGTCGGTGGTCTTGGTATGGCACCTGGTGCTAATATCGGTAAAGACGCAGCAATCTTTGAAGCAGTACACGGTAGTGCGCCAGATATTGCAGGTAAGAACCTTGCGAACCCTACGTCGGTTGTACTGGCGTCTATCCAAATGCTTGAATACTTAGGCATGTCAGATAAAGCAGAGCTTATCCGCAGCGCAATCACAGCAGTGATTGAAGAAGGCGATCGTACGACTCGCGATCTTGGTGGTACTCACGGTACAACTGACTTCACACAAGCGGTTATCGAACGTCTTTCATAA
- a CDS encoding DUF423 domain-containing protein has product MRNGFLLLAALSGFMSVALGAFGAHGLKNVTTTEMIAIFNLGVEYQFYHTFALIAVAFAGHWLKSRLLDWAGYLFIVGTMLFSGSLYLYALLGTKWTGPITPLGGVCLLLGWLLIAVAVWRNRVKELD; this is encoded by the coding sequence ATGCGTAATGGTTTTTTATTATTGGCAGCGTTGAGTGGTTTTATGTCGGTTGCGCTGGGGGCTTTTGGTGCCCACGGTCTTAAGAATGTGACGACCACAGAGATGATCGCTATTTTTAATCTTGGTGTGGAGTATCAGTTCTACCATACGTTTGCGTTAATCGCAGTGGCTTTTGCTGGTCATTGGCTTAAATCACGCTTGCTTGATTGGGCGGGCTACCTATTTATTGTCGGCACTATGCTGTTTTCTGGCTCTTTGTACCTCTATGCGTTATTGGGCACAAAGTGGACCGGCCCTATTACCCCATTAGGGGGCGTTTGTTTGCTACTTGGATGGCTACTTATTGCCGTCGCAGTGTGGCGCAATAGAGTTAAAGAGCTCGACTAA
- a CDS encoding alpha/beta hydrolase family protein, with protein sequence MKSLPSKSLLLFTASLLPASLLAATSPITTDDIMRFESLSNPVISDNGKVLAVAVSPDRGDSRGLVKNLTTKKEFSVKGGTKPKVSHDGRYVVFVDKVPLLVSEKASAKEKKKLKPGIVLVDTSTGSELRYERVKSFEFNETGSHIAIRYEAEDKKKDAKAKDKAESSKKDSKVEDYDKGNTLELVSLNNLKSTTFKDVTAFTFDKSGKHLALAINNIATDKHELRLVTLADNTAKIVHSLKQQQLGSLALSDDGKYLGFTYGDAQQAPFGREYLLSLFNIASGQVTPTVTSKDWTLNRYAKLRFSDDSQRLFFGRVPQVSQQIELAKVEKEADLYDQNIITDARALRVWHGDDPRIKPHEVKQYKKELKRTYLAVLHVAGNNLVQLADLQVPDMKVAQQTRYALASSDLPYRKMITWAGFYRDFYLVDLNTGRKTPLLTQQSSGAEPLLSPNEKFVAYYLHGNIFLYEVAKDRRTNISKNLDVSFADEDHDYPSNAPGYGFGPWIADDSGLLIYDKYDIWQLNTLSFDTFNLTAGKGRKERIQYRLEGLVNDKNYPSVLANNEKVLLQGYSDISKGDGFYQAQVGAAGVTKLIAGDYKLKVLARSKDAQTIVFSKEQYELFPDLYTAQYSTAQTATRQTDLDKQRRAYNWGTSELVHWTNGDGKPLDGVLIKPSNYIEGQRYPVLVYFYRFMSDRLHAFPQMKINHRPNFAWFADNGYAIFLPDIRFEVGYPGDSSVQALTSGVQHLIDIGIADPQAVGIQGHSWGGYQTAFAVTKTNIFKAAVTGAPVSNMTSAYSGIRHGSGLARQFQYETGQSRIGESLFKSPQKYIENSPVFYVERIKTPMMIMFGDKDDAVPWEQGVEMYLAMRRAGKDVVFLQYQDEPHHLKKYPNKLDYSIRMMEYFDHYLKGKPAPEWLIQGEAYTEYKKAD encoded by the coding sequence TTGAAGTCATTACCGAGTAAATCATTGCTGTTATTTACAGCGAGTTTATTGCCGGCAAGTTTACTTGCGGCAACCTCCCCAATAACCACTGATGATATCATGCGATTTGAATCGCTCAGCAACCCCGTGATCTCTGATAACGGTAAAGTACTGGCAGTGGCTGTCTCACCGGATAGAGGCGATAGCCGCGGCTTAGTTAAAAACCTCACTACAAAAAAAGAGTTTAGTGTAAAAGGTGGAACTAAGCCAAAAGTGAGTCACGATGGTCGTTACGTTGTCTTTGTAGATAAAGTGCCGTTACTTGTGTCAGAGAAGGCATCAGCGAAAGAAAAGAAGAAGTTAAAACCTGGAATAGTGCTAGTTGACACCAGCACTGGCAGCGAGCTTCGTTATGAGCGGGTTAAATCGTTTGAATTTAACGAAACAGGATCGCATATCGCCATTCGCTATGAAGCGGAAGATAAGAAAAAAGACGCTAAAGCCAAAGATAAGGCTGAATCGAGCAAAAAAGACAGTAAGGTCGAGGATTACGATAAAGGCAATACGCTTGAACTGGTTTCACTTAACAACCTGAAGTCAACAACCTTTAAAGATGTAACAGCGTTTACTTTTGACAAGTCAGGTAAACACCTTGCGTTAGCTATAAATAATATAGCAACTGATAAGCACGAGTTGAGACTGGTCACATTGGCTGACAATACTGCCAAAATTGTGCACAGTTTGAAACAGCAACAGCTGGGCTCTTTGGCATTGAGTGATGATGGCAAGTATTTGGGCTTCACTTATGGTGATGCTCAGCAAGCGCCTTTTGGGCGTGAATATCTATTGTCTCTTTTTAATATAGCATCCGGACAAGTGACCCCAACGGTAACCTCAAAAGATTGGACATTGAATCGATACGCAAAACTACGTTTCTCTGATGACAGTCAGCGCTTGTTCTTTGGACGAGTGCCACAAGTGAGCCAACAAATTGAATTGGCAAAGGTAGAGAAAGAAGCCGATCTCTATGACCAAAATATTATTACCGATGCAAGGGCGTTACGCGTTTGGCACGGCGACGACCCGCGTATTAAGCCTCATGAAGTTAAACAGTATAAGAAAGAACTCAAGCGTACATATCTTGCAGTGCTACACGTGGCCGGAAATAACTTGGTCCAGCTTGCGGATCTTCAAGTTCCAGACATGAAAGTGGCACAACAAACACGTTATGCACTGGCAAGTTCAGATCTGCCCTATCGAAAGATGATCACTTGGGCGGGTTTTTATCGCGATTTTTACCTAGTCGATCTAAATACTGGCCGCAAAACGCCACTATTAACCCAGCAAAGTAGCGGTGCTGAACCGCTATTGTCGCCAAATGAAAAGTTTGTCGCTTACTACTTACACGGAAACATTTTCTTGTATGAAGTCGCGAAAGATAGACGGACCAATATCAGCAAGAACTTAGATGTTTCCTTTGCCGATGAAGATCACGATTATCCATCTAATGCACCTGGCTATGGTTTTGGTCCTTGGATAGCTGATGATTCAGGCCTGCTTATTTATGATAAGTACGATATCTGGCAATTGAACACACTCTCTTTTGACACCTTTAATTTAACCGCAGGTAAAGGGCGTAAGGAGAGAATTCAATATCGACTAGAAGGCTTAGTTAACGACAAAAACTATCCAAGTGTGCTAGCCAATAATGAAAAAGTGTTGCTGCAAGGATACAGTGATATCAGCAAAGGCGATGGTTTTTATCAAGCGCAAGTTGGTGCCGCGGGTGTGACAAAGCTTATTGCAGGCGATTATAAATTAAAGGTACTGGCACGTAGTAAAGATGCGCAAACGATAGTATTTTCTAAAGAGCAATATGAACTGTTCCCTGATCTTTATACTGCACAGTACAGCACGGCACAAACAGCGACTCGTCAAACCGATCTTGATAAACAGAGACGTGCATATAACTGGGGGACATCGGAGTTGGTTCATTGGACCAATGGCGATGGAAAGCCGTTAGATGGTGTGTTGATCAAGCCAAGCAACTATATCGAAGGGCAGCGCTATCCGGTGCTGGTCTATTTCTATCGCTTTATGAGTGATAGATTGCACGCTTTCCCACAAATGAAAATCAACCATCGCCCTAACTTTGCATGGTTTGCAGATAATGGTTATGCCATCTTTCTACCTGATATTCGGTTTGAAGTCGGTTATCCAGGGGACAGTTCAGTACAAGCATTAACCTCAGGTGTGCAGCACCTTATCGATATTGGGATTGCTGATCCCCAAGCCGTAGGGATCCAAGGTCACTCTTGGGGTGGTTACCAAACTGCATTTGCAGTGACAAAAACCAATATTTTTAAAGCTGCGGTAACCGGGGCCCCTGTTTCTAATATGACAAGTGCTTATAGTGGTATTCGTCATGGTAGTGGTTTAGCAAGACAATTCCAGTATGAAACAGGTCAAAGCCGCATTGGTGAAAGCTTATTTAAGTCGCCACAGAAGTATATTGAGAATTCACCAGTGTTTTATGTTGAGCGGATCAAAACACCGATGATGATCATGTTTGGTGATAAAGATGATGCTGTACCTTGGGAACAGGGTGTTGAAATGTACTTGGCGATGCGCCGAGCAGGAAAAGATGTAGTGTTCCTTCAATATCAAGATGAACCGCATCACCTTAAAAAATACCCCAATAAGCTAGATTACAGTATTCGAATGATGGAGTATTTCGATCATTACCTAAAAGGCAAGCCTGCGCCAGAATGGCTGATTCAAGGGGAAGCTTACACTGAGTATAAAAAAGCTGATTAG
- a CDS encoding flagellar motor protein MotB, translating into MAKKVKCDCPPAGAPLWLATFADLMSLLMCFFVLLLAFSEMDVMKFKQIAGSMKYAFGVQNKVEVKDIPKGTSVIALEFRPGRPESTPIEIINQQTNEMTEPMLEFQAGEDDSAGGVQQQRGEQRGGESSSTAQEQEDAKAQAKSAADAQSEATKAEAAAQDKINQQVKKMAQELNKEIVDGAIEIESLGQQIIIRIREKGAFASGSGFLQPRFKPIVRRVGELLKDVPGIVTVSGHTDDWNISNELYSSNRDLSSKRAVAVAHEMIKVKGFDQMRLKVVGMASSAPLVKNNSQANRARNRRVEIAIEQGKPKESDEIQVSQ; encoded by the coding sequence ATGGCCAAAAAAGTCAAATGTGACTGTCCGCCAGCTGGAGCCCCGCTTTGGCTAGCAACTTTTGCTGACTTAATGTCCTTGCTTATGTGTTTTTTCGTCTTGCTGCTGGCTTTCTCTGAAATGGATGTGATGAAATTTAAGCAGATTGCAGGTTCGATGAAGTATGCATTTGGTGTACAGAATAAAGTGGAAGTGAAAGATATTCCCAAAGGGACCTCGGTCATAGCGTTAGAGTTTAGACCGGGTCGGCCTGAATCGACGCCAATCGAAATTATCAATCAGCAAACTAATGAAATGACCGAGCCAATGCTAGAGTTTCAAGCGGGCGAAGATGATAGTGCCGGTGGTGTACAGCAGCAGCGTGGCGAGCAACGTGGAGGCGAATCATCGTCTACGGCGCAAGAGCAAGAAGATGCCAAGGCGCAAGCCAAGTCAGCCGCCGACGCACAAAGCGAAGCGACAAAAGCAGAGGCAGCAGCGCAAGATAAAATCAATCAGCAAGTTAAAAAGATGGCTCAAGAGCTGAATAAAGAGATCGTTGATGGCGCCATCGAAATTGAATCGCTCGGACAACAGATTATTATTCGGATCCGTGAAAAAGGCGCATTTGCGTCAGGTTCAGGCTTTTTGCAGCCGCGCTTTAAGCCAATCGTTAGGCGTGTGGGTGAGTTGCTAAAAGATGTACCCGGTATTGTGACCGTGTCGGGGCATACGGACGATTGGAATATTTCTAATGAGCTCTATAGCTCAAATAGGGATCTCTCGAGTAAACGTGCGGTGGCGGTTGCCCATGAGATGATAAAAGTGAAAGGCTTTGACCAGATGCGGTTGAAAGTGGTGGGCATGGCTTCATCTGCGCCGTTAGTTAAAAATAACTCTCAGGCCAATAGGGCGCGTAATCGCCGGGTTGAAATTGCTATCGAGCAAGGTAAACCTAAAGAGTCAGATGAGATCCAAGTTTCTCAATAA